The Limanda limanda chromosome 21, fLimLim1.1, whole genome shotgun sequence genome contains the following window.
CCAGCTCAGCGAGAGAgcagaacatgagaaaacagagatggaaagaaagaCATACCTTCCATAGGCGTAGTAGAGGTaagggaagaggaggactcGACAGATGAAAAAAGTGATCAGCATTAGAGCCCCATTCACTTTGTGCAGGACAGTGTGTTGCTGTTTGTACTGAGAGCGaaaaaaacagagggagaggtcgagagagggagacagaaaggCAAGCAGTATAGTTTGTTGAAAGCTGACGATGTTAATCTTCTTTGccattgttttattgttaataCCTTCATCGTTATAATTGTTAAATGCTATCTGCATGGATAGGACAAGAGAGTACAGTATGCCATGCTGCTGTATGGACACTGGTCGATTCCTAAAGGAGGCAgcgggacagtgtgtgtgtgtcagtgaagcagtccttttttgtttttacattctCATTTGTTTAAAGCAGATTACTTAACTTGTATCTTTAACTGTCAACCTGCTTCAGTGAGATAACACTGAGGACAAGCTCACCCTTGTTTCCTCCCCCTCACTGGTGACAGAATAACATGGCATCCCATCGACACATGCACTACGGTTtttgttacctccaccaaggcggTTATGTTTTCagtcttgtgtttgtttgctgcttGGTTGTTTggaagcaagattacacaaaaacaactgaacgtTTCTCAACGAagttggaaggatgtggtacggGTCAGGGTAGAATCCATTCGATTTTGTTGCAAAGCCGTTTAAATGTTTGCTCCAggatttcttttacattttgagatattccagagaataattcctggattttgatggaaaaaaatagGCACATTCTCTATAATTATCTGCAATGTGGTTGTAGTTTGATTGAAATGAATATgcagccttggcggaggtatgcgcaAGATTCTAGGTATTTGTggcttttttattctattgcttAAACAGCTCTGAGACCCATGTTATTGATCAAACGACCACATGCACTGTTGTCAGGGACGGAAGGGCCAGGGTGCTCAGTGACAGAGGGTAAAAGGGCAAGCAGGTATCCAGTTTAAGTTCTAGGGGTATATTCAGAGGCTAACAGCTGCAGGAGGTGACGAGCAGAAAGCCGTGGTGGGAACAAACTTCATACATACGCTgagacactgaaaacacacacacacaggtggatgCAGCTCCTACGATGTGTATTCAAAAAAGCTGTGTTGACGATTAATGCGTGATGTGCCTGACAGGAGCCGATGGGCGTGAAaaaggtgcatgctgggagtgtGACCGGAAAATATAATCTCCATTGaatgaaaaagagaggaaagaaccAGACAGTGAAGAGGAGCTTTAATGTGAGACATGCAACAAGGATCAAACTTCTGTGAGGGTAAAAAGGGAACTTACCTGGATGAGTATTTTTCCTAAGCAGACAGACGGAGTGCTGAGCTCAGCCATGAACAATATACCCTGGAAATAATCTCCCTTTCCTTGTCGCCAAAACTAGAAATCGAAAATGAGATTAATTAATATTTAGTGCAATTACAGATGTGTCCTTTGTGGACTTTCTGCAATAAACACACATCTCTTCATAAATATATACCTGGGGCTCAAAGGACAAAAATCTGCCCTCCCCCAGTGTTTTTGACTTGCAGTGCAGTTGTAAAGAGGTTTTCCTCATCAAAGATTCTCTTTAATCAACAACACTCCTCAGTCTACCATTAGAATTatcatttgacattttcaaatttttctGGGTGCACCTGCCTCCCACACAGTTCTCTCTATAGTGATGTAAACGAATTCAAATGAAAGCTTAGCACTTAAACATGATATCtactattattttatttcaaattgaaTGTGCTGAAGCTCAGTGGCTGAGGAACTGGACGGTAGCTAAAGCAGTgctatattttttcatttgccCGAATCGCTGCTGAAAATAAAGAGCAATGTGTGACAGTTACCACAGAGACGGGGAAGCAGACGGTGACCATGACAACATGGTGCAGCACCATGAGGAACTCGCGACGCAGGTAGCTGGTCAGTGCTGAGCTCATTTGCTGGGGTGCAGCCGAGGCCTCCTCATGCCCTTTGACCCGTAGCTTGTACCAGTAGCACATGAACATTGCGTAGATGTCGTATACAAAGTAGGGAACGGCGAACATGATGTAAGAGCTGGTCAGCCAATGCCTGtgttgagagggagagaaagtgacATTTAAAACAGAGCAAGAACACAGCTTTTCTAACCCCATGTTAGCCTGATACGTTGGTAACTACAcaatttgactttttcataatAACCAGTGCAGTGATGCTCTCAATACAGGCCAACTTCTTCCCTCTGTAATCTAAGCAACTCTCCATAGACGTGCTTTCATCTGAAATCGCCAATGATTTCGTAGTAATAAAATGCTTTTGGCATTAATTTTGATCAAAGAAAACTTAAGGGATTGCTTGAGTAAAACTATTGATACACTTTTACGCTACTCTCTGACAAGATATTGATATAAATTGttgatttacatttaattttaattttaaaaaaaagcaaggATTCCATATCCCAAAGAACACTTGCATGGTACATTTTGCACATTACAAAACATGGTAGGCTGACTGTATGTGATTGAATATTTTCTAGTAATTTTGTCTCACTGGTCCTCGATGATGTCCCCGCAGGAAGAAGCAATGATGTAACCAGCTGAGGAAGCCATGACTGCCTGGACTGACGACACCAACCTTGGAACAGAGAatggaaaataaacataatGCTTTTCTCAAGGGTTACAGATTGTCTACTCAACCCTAGCTTACCCCTCTCACATTTAGGCTGAAACAATGCAGCTGAAAGCATAACTGCAGCCACAACAACTCGACACACTGCATGTAAACTTTAGTCTCATCAACTTATAGGGTAATGCAGTGAAGGTTGCATGGAAGTACTTGAATTTTGAGCAATATCTTGAGGGCTGTGTATCTATGTGATATATCTGCAGGCAAAAGGCGCTTCCATGCAAGtctcaaagaaaacaaaaagctgaAGGTATAAGAGGGCCTCACCTGGCCGACACAATGACTGCATCTCCTTCGCTCCATCTCAGCGCCGGGATGGACTTGAGACATTGTTTGGACAGAAGGAAAAGACCTGGAAAGAACACAGACCCAGCAGCTAGGATGGTCAGCATGGTCCCCGGTGATCCGTCCGAGAGGCAAAAAGTTCAGCAGGCAATCTGGTCCTTGAGATCCGTGGctcttttccccccctctctctggaAGACACAACACATCAGACAATGGAGAGACGGTTCATATCGGTCTCACTGGCAGCAACTCCCACATCTATGCATTTGCTAAGATAACAGACACACAGTATCGAAGTCCAACATACGATTCTAGCCTCACTAGGGGGGTTCCATAAGTACAACAAGATAACGTGCATAGAGCAGACACTTAGAGAATAAATgttcagattttggggaatatAAAAAGGTGAAAGAAGAGAGTTAAAGGAGTAGAAAGCCTGAGTTCTTGGGCAGAAGATCAGATAGAAGGTCCTGTTGTGCAACACCCTGCCCCTGCACATGTGAAGACCCAGTGAGCCTTATTCACAGATACTCCCGGGGCAACCATGTGCTAGTTGCATGCGGATCTGCACTTTGCTTACACTGGACTAGCTGACTCATTAAAAAGTTGAAGTCCATTAGCAAAAATACGCAATGCAGCTTTTTTAAAACCCTGCACGTCGAAAATATCGACCCCGAGCCGGGCTGCTGGTGCTCCGGGTCCATGTTGACAGAGGTGCCTGAATCCATCCGATtagaaaacacttaaaataaacaagtttGTGCAGATGAGCAAAGTGACACCAGCTCGATGTGCAACTCAACTAGTCTGCTTTCGACCTGACACAACGTGGAGGTTAGCAGGAGCAGCTAAAGGACGCCATGTGAAGTCTGAGATCTCACATGTCAAACCTCCCTTACTTAGCTccatcaaaaacacacacaccagctagttaagctaacaacaacaacaacaccggGCAGCTACAGGTAACATGTGATGTGGCCGCCAACCTGTTAGCAACAAACAAgtcggtgtttgtgtgtgtttaacggTGGAAGACGAACATGCTAACAGGGCATGTCCTCCCCGACCCTCGGCGAGCATGACCCCACCGGAGGAACCACTGCTAACAATGAGGCTAGGTCCGTTAGCTCGCGTTAGCATCTCCTCTTCTATGAGCAACCGTTTCGTTTAGAGCCCATCCAGCAAACCGGAGAAAGCAGCCCGGTGAAGACGAGACAACTAAGATAAAACTAGATTGTAGAGTTCATGAAAAGGCCACGTTGCCGCTAATCTGTCTTGTTAgcttgttatttgtttgtagCCGTTAGCCGGCGCTAGCGGCTGAGCGGGCTGATCCCCATGCACGCCGAACcgctgctagctagctagctcgcCAGCTGGCTAACGGGCGTCTGGGTTCCACACatgttttctaaataaatggagagaaacaggatGAAGCAGCATTTACTCAGAGTCCTCTGCGGAGTCCAGTCAGCGGCCGGTGGAAGCTCGGGTCCTGCGGAAAGCGTGTAGAGGTGTCCCGGGGGTCTCCGCCTCGACGATCCGCATGTTTATGCGGCCACTTGGATCTCTGACGGGTAGCAGcagcgagctaacgctagcttgcAGCAACTTGGATTGAAATCTGCGCTGGGGCAGCTCACTGGGAGCATTGGAGACTTCCCAGTGGTGTGGTCGGCTCCGGCGAAGCGACGGGGGGGAAGCGGCGTTGACACGGGGCGATCCGGGGGGGTCCGAGGTGTGAGCTGATCCCAGCCGCTATGTCATCGCTTCAGCTCAGAGCAGATCCGCCGCTGCCTCCTCACAGATGCTACGTTGACTCAACAGTGTGgaaggaggctgctgctgctgcgccaGCTCCGGGTCCCAGTGCTCCCAGTgcttccacagcagcagctcctgtctAATGAGGAACATGCACCACTCACCGCTTTGCATTAAATTAGTTTcctatttgtttctgttttcttatgAATGGAGGATTTAGTTTTATTCCCTTTCACTCAGTATTCCCTGTCTTGCTTATGGGTGTCTCTAATCCATGGTGGCTGTACATAGAGGAAAGTCAGAGAAGGATTAAATAAACCCagcacatatacatatataaactcccccttacacacacatggGAGGTGGGGTGTGGTATGTCATTCGAAAGCTCAGGTCCTCTAGGAGTTTGAGGGGTTTGTGTAGTATCTCTGATGTAGAAGAACTCCCAGTGTCAATGAGACTTCCACTTATATAGCTGACTGTTTATAAGCCGTTTATAAGCAGCTGCCTTTGTGGCCACACTGTCTGAGAGCAACTAAAGCtgtttgtgatttattcaatgagatatatatatatatactggtTTAGGAAAGTTTATTAGACAGTTGTTAGCGCCCGGGCAGCTGGACTCAAACTGGGTGTGACAGCAGGGGCAACTGCCTCCAAACAGCTGTGGCAACCTTTACAAATCAGTGACAGTTTCAGTTGCCACcggaagtctctctctctctctctctctctctctctctctctctctctctctctctctctctctctctctctctctctctctctctctctctctctctctctctctctctctctctctctctctctctctctctctctctctctctctctctctctctctctctctctctctctctctctctctctctctctctctctctctctctctctctctctctctctctctctctctctcatttaaTATCGGCTCTGCTGTAACAACTTAATGTCTCCGGcatgggatcaataaagtttatataaaagataatggatggattgattatttttgttgtcGTATAAGTGACGTGTAGCACAAGATTGTGCAGTAAACCCCCCCAAAAATACTGCAAGGGTCAGTCAGGGTATAATAGACGGATGTGTAATTAAACGTGTA
Protein-coding sequences here:
- the tlcd3bb gene encoding ceramide synthase produces the protein MLTILAAGSVFFPGLFLLSKQCLKSIPALRWSEGDAVIVSARLVSSVQAVMASSAGYIIASSCGDIIEDQHWLTSSYIMFAVPYFVYDIYAMFMCYWYKLRVKGHEEASAAPQQMSSALTSYLRREFLMVLHHVVMVTVCFPVSVFWRQGKGDYFQGILFMAELSTPSVCLGKILIQYKQQHTVLHKVNGALMLITFFICRVLLFPYLYYAYGRYASIPFPMVPFKVPWHCNLGAALLMAPQLYWFSLIFRGALRLFRGTSRSQRPRPTTAAPKESQADGSALPQPSNGYSTRSTEPELATH